One window from the genome of Cucumis melo cultivar AY chromosome 12, USDA_Cmelo_AY_1.0, whole genome shotgun sequence encodes:
- the LOC103503231 gene encoding probable pectinesterase/pectinesterase inhibitor 47, translated as MAKSLTFENSAGPQNGQAVAVFDKADHTAYYKCRFLGFQDTLYVNGKYQFFKESNIYGSVDFIFGHGQVMFQDCNIYARMPSNSITVTAQSKDFLRSISGFSFQNYTVTVLPEISSNKQNVKVFLGRLWRQYSNVVFMESFLDDVVASEGWMEWKGVPINNLFYGEFNNYGPGADVSKRVNWTGYHILNKESAFRFTVDNFINRSKWLHETGIPFRHGLLT; from the coding sequence ATGGCAAAATCTTTAACGTTCGAAAACTCAGCTGGACCTCAAAACGGTCAGGCAGTAGCGGTCTTCGACAAAGCCGACCACACTGCTTACTACAAGTGCAGATTTTTGGGTTTTCAAGACACGTTGTATGTCAATGGAAAGTACCAATTCTTTAAGGAGTCTAACATATATGGAAGCGTTGATTTCATCTTTGGACATGGGCAAGTAATGTTTCAAGATTGCAATATATATGCTCGGATGCCGAGCAATTCTATCACAGTCACAGCACAATCCAAAGATTTTTTACGGTCTATCAGCGgtttttcatttcaaaactaTACGGTCACAGTTTTACCTGAAATATCTTCAAATAAACAAAACGTTAAAGTCTTTTTGGGTCGTCTATGGAGACAGTATTCAAACGTTGTGTTTATGGAATCATTTCTCGATGATGTGGTAGCGTCGGAAGGGTGGATGGAGTGGAAAGGGGTACCCATTAACAACTTGTTCTATGGAGAGTTCAACAACTACGGTCCTGGGGCTGACGTTTCCAAAAGAGTTAATTGGACTGGTTATCATATATTAAATAAGGAATCAGCCTTTCGTTTTACGGTAGATAACTTTATTAATAGATCTAAATGGTTGCATGAAACTGGGATTCCGTTTAGACATGGACTCCTTACCtaa
- the LOC107992235 gene encoding probable pectinesterase/pectinesterase inhibitor 40 gives MNHFKTIIDAIVAAPDNSNTQFYIHVTPGTYHERLQIPPTKTFVALIGDNALTTIIVDDRSNARGFKTSDSATLTVNSNNFLAKSLTFENSAGPQNGQVVAVLDQARFTAYHKCRFLDFQDSCTSEATFISLKSVISMAV, from the exons ATGAATCATTTTAAGACTATCATTGATGCAATTGTAGCAGCTCCAGATAACTCAAATACACAGTTTTATATTCATGTAACTCCCGGCACTTACCATGAGCGTCTTCAAATTCCACCAACCAAGACCTTCGTTGCTTTGATCGGTGATAACGCACTCACCACCATTATTGTCGACGATAGAAGTAATGCTCGTGGATTCAAGACAAGCGACTCTGCAACCCTTA CGGTTAACAGTAATAATTTTCTTGCAAAATCATTGACTTTTGAGAACTCCGCCGGTCCTCAAAATGGCCAAGTAGTGGCTGTTCTTGACCAAGCTCGCTTCACTGCGTATCATAAGTGCAGGTTCTTAGATTTTCAAGACAGTTGTACGTCGGAGGCAACCTTTATTTCTTTAAAGAGTGTGATATCTATGGCAGTTTAG